A part of Melittangium boletus DSM 14713 genomic DNA contains:
- a CDS encoding sensor histidine kinase has product MRLRTRLALAFALLALVPLAVMVPFTLTRLRATLSRGLDARMESATASGQEAIDRTAATARRAVEELVESPALEDLARESRESPSRAIRADTARPLMKSRGLTVLALFDRKGTTLSSGHLPARRGDPDPVLFAVTKEKSPQPVPVKVSVRDNQGLREVPALVTARPVDYGDSRLWVVGGVLLDQGLAAHLARLTQAEVAILSGKTEVARAGAVLAPTVARVLPLGEGVTVRLVFSRAAEREATLGVLRSFLLLAGLGLGFAVLLGLLMARRITQPVEALTEGVRRVGQGEMDEQVRVDTTGEVGELVKTFNRMTTELRSTTERLVASERVAAWQEVARRLAHEIKNPLTPIRMSIETLVAVQDAGDARFPAIFKQSAGVILEEVDRLRRIVDEFSQFARLPKPQLEPVDLGELAKSVLSLYATPPEGIEVRSDVQAGVVAKADRDQLTQVLVNLVKNAEEAMAQGGGTVHVRVRGTEREAQVEVQDSGPGIPPEHRARIFEPYFTTKEGGTGLGLAIAARILQEHGGKLDVGSEPGQGACFTLSLPRAH; this is encoded by the coding sequence ATGAGACTGAGGACGAGGCTCGCCCTCGCCTTCGCCCTGCTCGCGCTGGTGCCGCTGGCGGTGATGGTGCCCTTCACCCTGACGCGGCTGCGCGCCACGCTCTCGCGCGGACTGGACGCCCGCATGGAGAGCGCCACCGCCTCGGGGCAGGAAGCGATTGATCGCACCGCGGCCACGGCGCGCCGGGCGGTGGAGGAGTTGGTGGAGAGCCCCGCCCTGGAGGATCTGGCGCGCGAGTCCCGCGAGTCTCCCTCCCGAGCCATCCGCGCGGACACGGCGAGGCCGTTGATGAAGAGCCGGGGCCTCACGGTGCTGGCGCTCTTCGATCGCAAGGGGACGACGCTGTCCTCGGGGCACCTGCCCGCGCGCCGGGGAGATCCGGATCCGGTGCTCTTCGCGGTGACGAAGGAGAAGTCCCCCCAACCCGTGCCAGTGAAGGTGTCGGTGCGCGACAACCAGGGACTGCGCGAGGTGCCCGCGCTCGTGACGGCGCGACCGGTGGACTACGGAGACTCGCGGCTGTGGGTGGTGGGAGGCGTGTTGCTGGATCAAGGACTCGCGGCGCACCTGGCGAGGCTGACCCAGGCCGAGGTGGCGATCCTCTCCGGCAAGACGGAAGTGGCGAGGGCGGGGGCGGTGCTGGCGCCCACGGTGGCGAGGGTGCTGCCACTGGGCGAGGGCGTCACGGTGCGGCTCGTGTTCAGCCGCGCGGCCGAGCGCGAGGCGACGCTCGGAGTGCTGCGCTCCTTCCTGCTGCTCGCGGGACTGGGACTGGGATTCGCGGTGCTGCTCGGGCTGCTGATGGCCCGCCGCATCACCCAGCCGGTGGAGGCCCTGACGGAGGGCGTGCGGCGCGTGGGCCAGGGGGAGATGGACGAGCAGGTGCGGGTGGACACCACGGGCGAGGTGGGCGAGCTCGTGAAGACGTTCAACCGGATGACGACGGAGCTGCGCTCGACGACGGAGCGGCTGGTGGCGAGCGAGCGCGTGGCGGCGTGGCAGGAAGTGGCGAGGCGGCTGGCGCATGAAATCAAGAACCCGCTGACGCCCATCCGCATGTCGATCGAGACACTGGTGGCGGTGCAGGACGCGGGGGACGCGCGCTTCCCCGCCATTTTCAAGCAGAGCGCGGGAGTCATCCTGGAAGAGGTGGACCGGCTGCGGAGAATCGTGGACGAGTTCAGCCAGTTCGCGCGCCTGCCCAAGCCACAGTTGGAGCCGGTGGACCTGGGGGAGTTGGCGAAGAGCGTGCTGTCGCTCTACGCGACGCCGCCCGAGGGAATTGAGGTGCGCTCGGACGTGCAGGCGGGCGTGGTGGCGAAGGCGGACCGGGACCAGTTGACGCAGGTGCTGGTGAACCTGGTGAAGAACGCCGAGGAGGCGATGGCCCAGGGAGGCGGCACCGTGCACGTGCGCGTGCGAGGCACGGAGCGGGAGGCCCAGGTGGAGGTCCAGGACAGCGGCCCGGGGATTCCGCCCGAGCACCGCGCCCGCATCTTCGAGCCCTACTTCACGACGAAGGAAGGCGGCACGGGCCTGGGACTGGCCATCGCGGCGCGCATCCTCCAGGAGCATGGAGGCAAGCTGGACGTCGGCAGCGAACCGGGCCAGGGCGCGTGCTTCACGCTGTCACTGCCCCGCGCGCATTGA
- a CDS encoding penicillin-binding protein 1A encodes MTTPSSPSSIPSAPAPRPGTGSRLWRWTKRLLLVAAVGVVLVVLGCVGAYFHFSKDLPSVEALRTYQLSQVTKVRCADGSVCAEYFMPQGRRTVVRMEDLPPHVRNAFLAAEDADFYKHEGLDFFGIVRAGVKNLIPGSRKSGASTLTQQVVKNMLLTPERSLNRKIREWILTPRVEQALTKDEILSLYINQVYYGQGRSGIEEAALYYFGKHAADLSLGEAAVLAGTVQSPNRINPEKNIVKAKQRQRYVLGQMAGQGFAPKAEVDKELEKPIVLAPRPPAEPGAYYAEEIRRTLVARYGEEAVLTGGLRVDIAMDPKLQALADDSVRKGLEAVDRRQGYRGPVGTMEPARFERLKPLIARQIEEAGRRQKEGSSVADLASLAVNEEPPKKDEGAPVETPVAEQEEDATLSPDEKLAHEVVLAPLKDDLRVTGYVTQVDDAGKKARVDLVSRTAEIPFASVTWARLKGKGAPTKMSDVMKVGDLVRVRIQHVMPAPALLDATLDQVPLVQGGLVVIDPKDRHVVALVGGYDFERSPYNRATQARRQPGSSFKPFIYGAALGSGRFTPISTVNDAPEAIRDPYTGKTWKPQNFDRSFEGPMTMRTALTKSKNTVSVRLIEAITPATAIDFARRAGIRSPLPENLTLALGTGEVSILEAANAYATLQANGRYAEPLMLLKVTDTSGKVVEEHQPAFEETLPPAVAYLTTSLMRSVVEEGTARAVTTLNRPAAGKTGTANESRDTWFSGYTADWVASAWVGFDDHSPLGSSETGGRAPLPVWLEFMRAAHQGLPARDFDMPPGVVQVRIDPATGLLAGNSVPGRLEAFLEGTQPTAEAPPPGHVSESDFFLQEGSRGL; translated from the coding sequence ATGACGACTCCCTCTTCCCCCTCCTCGATTCCCTCGGCGCCCGCGCCCCGTCCCGGTACGGGAAGCCGGCTGTGGCGCTGGACGAAGCGGCTCCTCCTCGTGGCCGCCGTGGGAGTCGTGCTGGTCGTGCTCGGCTGCGTGGGCGCCTACTTCCATTTCAGCAAGGATCTGCCCTCGGTGGAGGCCCTGCGCACCTACCAGCTCTCCCAGGTGACCAAGGTGCGGTGCGCGGACGGCTCGGTGTGCGCCGAGTACTTCATGCCCCAGGGACGGCGCACCGTGGTGCGGATGGAGGATCTGCCGCCCCATGTCCGCAACGCCTTCCTCGCCGCCGAGGACGCCGACTTCTACAAGCACGAGGGCCTGGACTTCTTCGGCATCGTGCGCGCGGGCGTGAAGAACCTCATCCCGGGCAGCCGCAAGTCGGGCGCGTCCACGCTCACGCAGCAGGTGGTGAAGAACATGCTGCTCACGCCCGAGCGCAGCCTGAACCGCAAGATTCGCGAGTGGATCCTCACCCCGCGCGTGGAGCAGGCGCTCACCAAGGATGAGATCCTCAGCCTCTACATCAATCAGGTCTATTACGGGCAGGGGCGCAGCGGCATCGAGGAGGCGGCGCTCTACTACTTCGGCAAGCACGCGGCGGACCTGAGCCTGGGCGAGGCGGCGGTGCTGGCGGGCACGGTGCAGTCGCCCAACCGCATCAACCCGGAGAAGAACATCGTCAAGGCCAAGCAGCGCCAGCGCTACGTGCTGGGGCAGATGGCGGGCCAGGGCTTCGCGCCCAAGGCGGAGGTGGACAAGGAGCTGGAGAAGCCCATCGTGCTCGCCCCCCGGCCGCCCGCAGAGCCGGGCGCCTACTACGCCGAGGAGATTCGCCGCACGCTCGTGGCCCGCTATGGCGAGGAGGCCGTGCTCACCGGCGGTCTGCGCGTGGACATCGCCATGGATCCCAAGCTCCAGGCCCTGGCGGATGATTCGGTGCGCAAGGGACTGGAGGCGGTGGACCGGCGCCAGGGGTACCGGGGGCCCGTGGGCACGATGGAGCCCGCGCGCTTCGAACGGCTCAAGCCGCTGATCGCCCGGCAGATCGAGGAGGCCGGCCGGCGGCAGAAGGAAGGCAGCTCCGTGGCGGATCTCGCCTCGCTCGCGGTCAACGAGGAGCCGCCCAAGAAGGACGAGGGCGCCCCCGTGGAGACCCCCGTGGCCGAGCAGGAGGAGGACGCCACGCTGTCACCCGACGAGAAGCTCGCGCACGAGGTGGTGCTCGCGCCGCTCAAGGACGACCTGCGCGTGACGGGCTACGTCACCCAGGTGGATGACGCCGGGAAGAAGGCGCGCGTGGACCTGGTGAGCCGCACGGCGGAGATTCCCTTCGCCTCCGTCACCTGGGCCCGCCTCAAGGGCAAGGGCGCGCCCACGAAGATGTCGGACGTGATGAAGGTGGGCGACCTGGTGCGCGTGCGCATCCAGCACGTGATGCCCGCCCCCGCGTTGCTCGACGCCACGTTGGATCAGGTGCCGCTCGTGCAGGGAGGCCTCGTCGTCATCGACCCGAAGGACCGCCATGTCGTGGCGCTCGTGGGCGGCTATGACTTCGAGCGCTCGCCCTACAACCGCGCCACCCAGGCCCGGCGCCAGCCCGGCTCGTCCTTCAAGCCCTTCATCTATGGGGCCGCGCTCGGCAGCGGGCGCTTCACCCCCATCAGCACGGTGAATGACGCCCCCGAGGCCATCCGCGACCCCTACACCGGCAAGACGTGGAAGCCGCAGAACTTCGATCGCTCCTTCGAGGGCCCCATGACGATGCGCACCGCGCTCACCAAGTCCAAGAACACGGTGTCCGTGCGCCTCATCGAGGCCATCACCCCCGCCACCGCCATCGACTTCGCGCGCCGCGCGGGCATCCGCTCGCCCCTGCCGGAGAACCTCACGCTGGCGCTGGGCACGGGCGAGGTGAGCATCCTGGAGGCCGCCAACGCCTACGCCACGCTCCAGGCCAACGGCCGCTACGCCGAGCCCCTGATGCTGCTCAAGGTGACGGACACGAGCGGCAAGGTGGTGGAGGAGCACCAGCCCGCCTTCGAGGAGACCCTGCCCCCGGCGGTGGCGTATCTCACCACGTCGCTCATGCGCAGCGTGGTGGAGGAGGGCACGGCCCGCGCGGTGACCACCCTCAACCGCCCCGCCGCCGGCAAGACGGGCACCGCCAACGAGAGCCGCGACACGTGGTTCTCCGGCTACACGGCGGACTGGGTCGCCAGCGCCTGGGTGGGTTTCGATGACCACTCGCCCCTGGGCAGCTCCGAGACGGGCGGCCGGGCCCCCCTGCCCGTGTGGCTGGAGTTCATGCGCGCCGCCCACCAGGGCCTGCCCGCGCGCGACTTCGACATGCCCCCGGGCGTGGTGCAGGTGCGCATCGATCCCGCCACCGGCCTGCTCGCGGGCAACTCCGTCCCCGGCCGGCTCGAGGCCTTCCTCGAGGGCACCCAGCCCACCGCCGAGGCGCCGCCTCCCGGCCATGTCAGCGAGAGCGACTTCTTCCTCCAGGAAGGAAGCCGGGGGCTGTGA
- a CDS encoding exodeoxyribonuclease III encodes MKIAAWNVNSVRARLDRLVDWLKSAQPDVVCLQELKCVDADFPREAILAAGYHAAVHGQKTYNGVAILAKTEPTDVVVGLSDGVDDTHARVISATVDGVRVISVYAPNGQEVESDAYKYKLEFYARLRRYLDARHKPGEPLALCGDWNVAPEPIDVWDVAVWEGQTLFTLKERAAWKTLCDFGLTDTFRAMHPDVKKFSWWDYRMLQFQKNQGVRIDHVLTSAPLTQRLVAADVDREARKGKQPSDHAPVWAEFKA; translated from the coding sequence ATGAAGATCGCCGCCTGGAACGTGAACTCGGTCCGCGCCCGCCTGGACAGGCTCGTGGACTGGTTGAAGAGCGCTCAACCCGACGTGGTGTGCCTGCAGGAACTCAAGTGCGTGGATGCCGATTTTCCCCGGGAGGCCATCCTGGCGGCGGGCTACCACGCCGCGGTGCATGGGCAGAAGACGTACAACGGCGTGGCCATCCTGGCGAAGACGGAGCCCACCGACGTGGTCGTGGGCTTGTCGGACGGGGTGGATGACACGCACGCGCGGGTGATTTCCGCGACGGTGGACGGAGTTCGGGTGATCAGCGTGTACGCGCCCAACGGGCAGGAGGTGGAGTCGGACGCGTACAAGTACAAGCTGGAGTTCTATGCCCGACTGCGGCGCTACCTGGACGCGCGGCACAAGCCGGGCGAGCCGCTGGCGCTCTGCGGAGACTGGAACGTGGCGCCCGAGCCCATCGACGTCTGGGACGTCGCCGTCTGGGAAGGGCAGACGCTCTTCACCTTGAAGGAGCGGGCGGCCTGGAAGACCCTGTGCGACTTCGGGCTGACGGACACGTTCCGCGCCATGCACCCGGACGTGAAGAAGTTCAGTTGGTGGGACTACCGGATGCTGCAGTTCCAGAAGAACCAGGGCGTGCGCATCGATCACGTGCTGACGTCGGCGCCGCTCACCCAACGGTTGGTGGCGGCGGACGTGGATCGCGAGGCGCGCAAGGGCAAGCAGCCGTCGGACCACGCGCCGGTGTGGGCCGAATTCAAGGCCTGA
- a CDS encoding tetratricopeptide repeat protein, whose translation MRTSVLFASIMTLCLVACEAGSLRRSQARPEPSSHRLSTPVPNAEEAPRLALQEDGLPAPARDAFSLAEDLAPAEPSDALSLTHEPHLSPVDHLGRARALRAEGDLSGALTEARRAVHDAGEDLDARETALDHLIPLALQSGQKWLAADAYTELANLFPDGAEPLVQKARILLEVGDTEGSLRAAEAALLLDPEYPEVYQVLGRGHLAAGELTEAIIRFKQAVHLDPYHGYALNNLGLALLLSGKNESAAEALAQAAYLLPHEGFIHNNLGLAYERLGRYEEATMAFDTATRLSPKNARARLNKARLARQLHASADVQALLGAEAPLDAAR comes from the coding sequence ATGAGGACGTCCGTTCTGTTCGCCAGCATCATGACGCTCTGCCTCGTCGCCTGTGAGGCGGGTTCGCTGCGACGAAGCCAGGCCCGGCCGGAGCCCTCTTCCCACCGCCTCAGCACCCCGGTTCCCAACGCCGAGGAGGCCCCCAGGCTCGCCCTCCAGGAGGATGGGCTTCCCGCCCCGGCGCGGGACGCGTTCTCGCTCGCCGAGGACCTGGCGCCCGCCGAGCCCTCGGATGCCCTCTCGCTCACCCACGAGCCGCATCTGTCGCCGGTGGACCACCTGGGCCGTGCCCGCGCCCTGCGCGCGGAAGGTGACCTCTCAGGTGCCCTCACCGAGGCCCGGCGCGCCGTGCACGACGCGGGCGAGGATCTGGACGCGCGCGAGACGGCGCTCGATCACCTCATCCCCCTGGCGCTCCAGAGCGGCCAGAAGTGGCTCGCCGCGGATGCCTACACGGAGCTCGCGAACCTCTTCCCGGATGGCGCCGAGCCCCTGGTGCAAAAGGCCCGCATCCTCCTGGAGGTGGGTGACACCGAGGGCTCCCTGCGGGCCGCCGAGGCCGCGCTCCTGCTCGACCCCGAATACCCCGAGGTGTACCAGGTGCTCGGCCGGGGACACCTCGCCGCCGGGGAGCTCACCGAGGCCATCATCCGCTTCAAGCAGGCGGTCCACCTGGACCCGTACCACGGGTATGCCCTCAACAACCTGGGCCTGGCCTTGTTGCTCTCGGGGAAGAACGAGTCGGCGGCGGAAGCGCTCGCCCAGGCCGCCTACCTGCTGCCCCATGAGGGCTTCATCCACAACAACCTGGGGCTCGCCTACGAGCGCCTGGGGCGCTACGAGGAGGCCACCATGGCCTTCGACACCGCCACGCGCCTGTCCCCGAAAAACGCCCGGGCCCGCCTCAACAAGGCACGGCTCGCCCGCCAACTCCACGCCTCCGCCGACGTCCAGGCGCTCCTGGGTGCCGAGGCGCCGCTCGACGCCGCCCGTTAG
- a CDS encoding peptide ABC transporter substrate-binding protein, with protein sequence MTLRPSLLASLVMLTALGAQAAGRIPYGGELRVAHSGPTELPEPSLADSPLEATLHGLVSQPLCQGMPQGHAGPALAHGPSRPSPQVVRWSLPAPAQAQALVRAWARLTGSEAPSPYRALLFPLMGEGRQLSASGDTLELTLAFPWPDLERALCHPALAPPRSAPAALGPFSPSGTHTVDARLAWPPGRPYVDRLRLQPTDERGLSRLWSTQGTQVALGVAPDPGSGTGAALYATYLAWSPRKVPADFRQAVERALDREDLTRLFVRGPAVPMPHLLPPELMPQAPSPRPPPPPESRAGRKVTLLYDTENEDQHAVAERIQVKLHDLGYTVALTPLPRAGLRARWASGDYEVMLHSLLLPPVPGPALAVVLDAAGRKDLLGVELPRIGALPEPTARDARVRERALALGPTLPLLPLYAQGLALRAAPEVGGLSFDAQGLPRLDGVWLQPGAVGGSGARR encoded by the coding sequence ATGACGCTTCGCCCCTCCCTCCTCGCCAGCCTCGTGATGCTCACGGCCCTCGGAGCCCAGGCCGCTGGACGGATTCCCTATGGCGGTGAGCTGCGCGTCGCCCACTCCGGCCCCACGGAACTCCCCGAACCGTCCCTCGCCGATTCGCCCCTGGAAGCCACCCTGCACGGACTCGTGTCGCAACCCCTCTGCCAGGGGATGCCCCAGGGGCATGCCGGGCCCGCGCTCGCCCACGGGCCTTCACGACCCTCGCCCCAGGTGGTGCGCTGGAGCCTGCCCGCGCCCGCGCAAGCCCAGGCCCTCGTGCGCGCCTGGGCCCGGCTCACCGGCTCCGAAGCGCCCTCGCCCTACCGCGCCCTGCTCTTTCCCTTGATGGGTGAAGGCCGGCAACTCTCCGCCTCCGGGGACACCCTGGAGCTGACGCTCGCCTTCCCGTGGCCGGACCTCGAACGCGCCCTGTGCCACCCCGCCCTCGCGCCCCCCCGCTCGGCGCCCGCCGCGCTCGGACCTTTCTCTCCCTCGGGGACCCATACCGTGGACGCGCGGCTCGCCTGGCCACCCGGGCGGCCCTACGTGGACCGCCTGCGGCTCCAACCCACCGATGAGCGGGGCCTGTCGCGGCTGTGGTCCACGCAAGGAACCCAGGTGGCGCTCGGCGTGGCTCCGGATCCAGGCAGCGGCACCGGCGCGGCGCTCTACGCCACCTACCTGGCCTGGTCACCCCGGAAGGTGCCCGCGGACTTCCGCCAGGCGGTGGAACGCGCCCTCGACCGGGAAGACCTGACGCGCCTCTTCGTTCGAGGGCCCGCCGTCCCCATGCCGCACCTGTTGCCGCCCGAGCTCATGCCCCAGGCGCCGAGTCCTCGCCCTCCGCCGCCACCCGAGTCACGGGCGGGCCGCAAGGTGACGCTCCTCTACGACACGGAGAACGAGGACCAGCACGCGGTAGCCGAGCGCATCCAGGTGAAGCTGCACGACCTGGGCTACACCGTGGCCCTGACGCCCCTGCCCCGCGCCGGACTGCGCGCGCGCTGGGCGAGCGGGGACTATGAAGTGATGCTCCACTCGCTGCTCCTACCCCCGGTGCCGGGACCCGCCCTGGCGGTGGTGCTGGACGCAGCGGGACGCAAGGATCTGCTCGGCGTGGAGCTGCCCCGCATCGGTGCTCTCCCGGAGCCCACGGCGAGGGATGCACGCGTGCGCGAACGGGCCCTGGCGCTCGGCCCGACCCTGCCGCTGCTGCCGCTCTACGCCCAGGGACTGGCGCTGCGCGCGGCGCCAGAGGTCGGTGGACTGAGCTTCGATGCCCAGGGATTGCCGCGGCTGGACGGCGTGTGGCTGCAACCCGGAGCGGTGGGCGGCTCGGGGGCCCGGAGATGA
- a CDS encoding acyl-CoA dehydrogenase family protein, with product MDELLRFLLTQSPQPAVLDSVEDWWKQHLALAVRFSSPVDVAFAGGFAADRMAYAFASGYHSALRALLPSLPREHRYALCATEAEGGHPSAMNTRLTGPSGGPWRLDGTKTFVTLGRAADELLVVATEGQDERGRNRLRLVRLDSRRAGVTLRDLPPPPFVPELPHAELHMDAVAVEPGEVLSGDGYERFVKPFRTVEDCHVFAAVLGWLLQVARRSPWPDDAREGLLALGVMLRGLAQADAAAPETHLALGGAIELVRGRIEALAPLWASTDAPTRERWVRDRLLLQIAGKVRAKRRETAREKLSTLRGGTKESAMRSDPIR from the coding sequence ATGGACGAGCTCCTGCGCTTCCTGCTCACGCAATCTCCTCAACCGGCCGTGCTCGACTCCGTCGAGGACTGGTGGAAGCAACACCTGGCGCTGGCCGTGCGCTTTTCCTCGCCGGTGGACGTGGCGTTCGCCGGCGGGTTCGCCGCGGATCGGATGGCCTATGCGTTCGCCTCGGGCTACCACTCGGCGTTGAGGGCCCTGTTGCCGAGCCTGCCGCGAGAGCACCGCTACGCCCTGTGCGCCACCGAGGCCGAGGGAGGCCATCCCTCCGCGATGAACACGCGGCTCACGGGTCCGAGTGGCGGTCCCTGGCGCCTGGATGGGACGAAGACCTTCGTCACCCTGGGCCGAGCGGCGGATGAGCTGCTGGTGGTGGCCACCGAGGGGCAGGACGAGCGGGGCCGCAACCGGCTGCGGCTGGTGCGGCTGGATTCACGACGCGCGGGCGTCACGCTGCGGGATTTGCCGCCACCGCCCTTCGTTCCGGAGCTGCCCCACGCCGAACTGCACATGGATGCCGTGGCGGTGGAGCCTGGCGAGGTCCTTTCCGGAGACGGCTACGAGCGCTTCGTCAAACCGTTCCGCACGGTGGAGGACTGCCACGTGTTCGCGGCGGTGCTGGGCTGGTTGCTCCAGGTGGCGAGGCGTTCTCCCTGGCCGGACGACGCGCGGGAGGGGTTGCTCGCCCTGGGAGTGATGCTGCGAGGGCTCGCCCAGGCGGATGCGGCGGCACCGGAGACGCACCTGGCCCTGGGCGGGGCGATCGAGCTGGTGCGTGGCCGCATCGAGGCCCTGGCGCCGCTCTGGGCGAGCACGGACGCCCCGACGCGCGAGCGGTGGGTGCGGGATCGGTTGCTGCTCCAGATCGCGGGCAAGGTCCGGGCGAAGCGCCGGGAGACCGCCCGTGAAAAACTGTCCACCCTTCGGGGCGGAACGAAGGAAAGCGCCATGAGGTCGGACCCGATACGCTGA
- a CDS encoding DUF2252 domain-containing protein: protein MISFRIPGMALTGLLFSLAAPSADAAQSRTSLVVDELTAFNASIPPALRSEKYTRMKESAFAFFRGSNHLYWKDLGASPLLASYGGTRSTRTWLGGDMHVDNTGAFDDDEGDIVFGLNDFDEAVIGDYQLDVWRMATSLLLAAREQGSFGTADQEVLLDAFSEAYLDTMDGYAGNSGETSRKFRASNTYGLLNDFLDDVSADNNRVKLLDKWTVKLQGVRQFSFASSEAAPVPESVNADIRARMSAYRATLSGGASWPSGYFTVKGVMQRLGAGLGSTGATRYYVLIEGASSSQEDDRILEWKAQRAPSAWPYVGAEQVAQTNATCGGDMAARVVTAHKALGYRVDDHLGWVTLAEGLPYSVRELSPWKDSFPREDLTTLTRFTNLAEQWGQVLATHHARADKDWNPTVFPGSLDSEIHARTDKDHAGFRARVRAIATDYAQQVKLDYDSFRSRF, encoded by the coding sequence ATGATTTCGTTCCGCATCCCAGGGATGGCCCTGACGGGCCTGCTGTTCTCACTCGCCGCGCCCAGCGCCGACGCCGCCCAGAGCCGGACTTCGCTCGTGGTGGATGAACTCACCGCGTTCAATGCGTCCATCCCCCCCGCCCTCCGCTCCGAGAAGTACACGCGGATGAAGGAGTCGGCCTTCGCCTTCTTCCGGGGCAGCAACCACCTGTACTGGAAGGATCTCGGCGCCTCACCGTTGCTGGCCTCCTACGGAGGCACCCGCTCCACGCGCACCTGGCTCGGCGGCGACATGCACGTCGACAACACCGGCGCGTTCGATGACGACGAGGGAGACATCGTCTTCGGACTCAATGACTTCGACGAAGCGGTGATCGGCGACTACCAGCTCGATGTGTGGCGCATGGCCACCAGTCTGCTGCTCGCGGCGCGCGAGCAGGGCTCGTTCGGCACCGCCGACCAGGAGGTCCTCCTGGACGCCTTCTCCGAGGCCTACCTCGACACGATGGACGGCTACGCCGGCAACAGCGGAGAAACCTCGAGGAAGTTCCGCGCGAGCAACACCTACGGCCTGCTCAATGACTTCCTCGATGACGTGAGCGCGGACAACAACCGCGTGAAGCTGCTCGACAAGTGGACGGTCAAACTCCAGGGCGTCCGCCAGTTCAGCTTCGCGTCCTCGGAGGCCGCCCCCGTGCCGGAGTCGGTGAACGCGGACATCCGCGCGCGGATGAGTGCCTATCGGGCCACGCTCAGCGGCGGGGCCTCGTGGCCGTCCGGCTATTTCACGGTGAAGGGCGTGATGCAGCGGCTGGGCGCGGGCCTGGGCTCGACCGGGGCGACCCGGTACTACGTGCTCATCGAGGGCGCCTCCTCGTCCCAGGAGGATGATCGCATCCTCGAGTGGAAGGCCCAGCGCGCACCGAGTGCATGGCCCTACGTCGGCGCCGAGCAGGTGGCCCAGACGAACGCCACCTGCGGCGGCGACATGGCCGCCCGCGTCGTGACGGCGCACAAGGCGCTCGGCTACCGCGTGGATGATCACCTGGGCTGGGTGACGCTGGCGGAAGGTCTGCCCTACAGCGTGCGCGAGCTGTCCCCCTGGAAGGACTCCTTTCCCAGGGAGGACCTCACCACGCTGACGCGCTTCACGAACCTGGCCGAGCAATGGGGACAGGTGCTCGCCACCCATCACGCCCGTGCCGACAAGGACTGGAACCCGACGGTCTTCCCGGGCTCGCTCGACAGTGAGATCCACGCGCGCACGGACAAGGATCACGCGGGCTTCCGGGCCCGGGTGCGCGCCATCGCCACCGACTACGCCCAGCAGGTGAAGCTCGACTACGACAGCTTCCGCTCGCGTTTTTGA